A window from Peromyscus eremicus chromosome 5, PerEre_H2_v1, whole genome shotgun sequence encodes these proteins:
- the Dnase2 gene encoding deoxyribonuclease-2-alpha — MAAPSSLLLAALLWVPAEALSCYGDSGRPVDWFVVYKLPAHSGSGDSSWEGLKYKYMDQSSEGWRDGVGSINSSEGAVGRSLLPLYRDNSSQLAFLLYNDQPPKSSSAWDSSSRGHTKGVLLLDQEGGFWLIHSVPRFPPPASSGAYSWPPNARTYGQTLLCVSFPFTQFLKIGRQLTYTYPLVYDHKLEGIFAQKLPDLQEVIKGHHVLHEPWNNSVVLTSQAGASFWSFAKSGKFGDDLYSGWLAAALDTNLQVQFWPNSQGTLSSNCSGTHEVLDVAQTGFPGPSAPTFSATEDHSKWCVAPQGPWACVGDMNRNLGEMHRGGGTLCTRLPAFWKAFQSLVKACKPCSEDS; from the exons ATGGCAGCGCCGAGCTCGCTGCTGCTGGCCGCGCTGCTGTGGGTCCCTGCCGAAGCCCTGAGCTGCTATGGAGACTCCGGGCGGCCGGTGGACTG GTTCGTGGTATACAAGCTGCCAGCTCACAGCGGGTCTGGGGATAGTTCATGGGAGGGTTTGAAGTATAAATACATGGACCAGAGCTCCGAGGGTTGGCGCGACGGTGTGGGGTCCATCAACAGTTCAGAGGGAGCCGTGGGCCGCAGCCTGCTGCCGTTGTACCGAGACAACTCTAGCCAG CTGGCCTTTCTACTCTACAACGACCAGCCTCCTAAATCCAGCTCAGCTTGGGACTCTTCCAGCCGTGGGCATACAAAGG GTGTTCTGCTCCTCGACCAAGAAGGGGGCTTCTGGCTGATCCACAGTGTGCCACGCTTCCCACCCCCAGCATCCTCTGGTGCATACAGCTGGCCTCCTAATGCTCGAACCTATGGCCAGACCCTACTCTGCGTGTCTTTTCCCTTCACCCAGTTTCTCAAGATTG GCAGGCAGCTAACCTATACCTACCCTCTGGTCTATGACCACAAGCTGGAAGGCATCTTTGCCCAGAAATTACCTGACCTCCAGGAGGTGATCAAGGGCCACCATGTCCTCCATGAGCCCTGGAATAACAGTGTAGTACTCACTTCACAAGCCGGGGCCTCCTTCTGGAGCTTTGCCAAATCTGGAAAATTTGGAGATG ACTTGTACTCGGGCTGGTTGGCAGCAGCCCTCGACACCAACCTACAGGTCCAGTTCTGGCCAAATTCTCAAGGCACCCTGTCTTCCAACTGCTCCGGGACCCATGAGGTTCTTGATGTGGCTCAGACAGGCTTTCCTGGCCCGTCTGCACCAACTTTCAGTGCTACAGAGGACCACTCCAAATGGTGTGTGGCCCCTCAAGGGCCCTGGGCCTGTGTGGGTGACATGAATCGGAACCTGGGGGAGATGCACCGAGGTGGAGGCACACTGTGTACCCGGCTGCCTGCCTTCTGGAAGGCCTTCCAGTCCCTGGTGAAGGCCTGTAAACCCTGTAGCGAGGACAGCTGA